The following proteins are co-located in the Apium graveolens cultivar Ventura chromosome 5, ASM990537v1, whole genome shotgun sequence genome:
- the LOC141725085 gene encoding xyloglucan O-acetyltransferase 1-like: protein MGSANPLKDYQSSFLMRNKLISWTLFTLLSIAFIRFYFYPYFPLLSSQTQDQFLPTNSILITSTPSPSPYTSSPPYSQEKEKPHVESTTCDYTNGEWVHDKQGPMYNGTSCGTIKKGRDCMGHGRPDTGYLYWRWKPNECKVPRFEPNIFLDMLKNKHVAFVGDSMARNQLESLLCMLSTFSAPNLVYKDGEDDKFRRWNFHSHNVNVSIYWSPFLVKGIEKSTNGGPDYNRLFLDSVDERWASDLGTIDMLVLSIGHWFLHPAVYFDGDKILGCHVCTGMNYTDIGFYGVYGKAIDTTLKAVMKRRGSRVGSDRNGSIDVIVTTFTPAHFEGEWDKLGACSKIKPYKEGEIELINMDAEMRKSELDIVKVAKKKAKRFKNLRLEALDVTKLSLMRPDGHPGPYMYPYPFANGVGDHVQNDCVHWCLPGPIDTWNEILLDVMRRWSGKSNRVE, encoded by the exons ATGGGGTCAGCAAACCCATTGAAAGATTATCAATCTTCTTTTCTTATGAGAAACAAGTTAATATCATGGACTTTATTTACTCTTCTTTCTATTGCATTCATTCGTTTTTACTTTTACCCTTATTTTcctcttctttcttctcaaacTCAAGATCAATTTCTCCCCACTAACTCCATTCTCATTACTAGCACCCCTTCTCCTTCTCCTTACACATCTTCTCCTCCATACTCACAAG AAAAAGAAAAACCCCATGTGGAATCAACAACATGTGACTATACAAATGGTGAATGGGTCCATGACAAACAAGGTCCTATGTATAATGGTACAAGTTGTGGGACAATAAAAAAGGGACGAGATTGTATGGGTCATGGAAGACCTGATACAGGCTATTTATATTGGAGATGGAAGCCTAATGAATGCAAAGTTCCCAGGTTTGAGCCCAACATTTTTCTTGATATGCTCAAGAACAAACATGTAGCTTTTGTAGGTGACTCAATGGCTAGAAATCAATTAGAGTCACTTCTTTGTATGTTATCTACATTTTCTGCTCCTAATCTTGTTTATAAAGATGGCGAAGATGATAAATTTAGGAGATGGAACTTTCATTCGCATAATGTGAATGTTTCAATTTATTGGTCACCCTTTCTTGTTAAAGGTATCGAAAAATCGACAAATGGTGGTCCAGATTATAATAGGTTGTTCTTAGATTCTGTGGATGAGAGATGGGCTTCGGATCTTGGGACTATAGATATGCTTGTTTTATCAATTGGGCATTGGTTTTTACATCCTGCTGTGTATTTTGATGGTGATAAAATACTAGGTTGTCATGTTTGTACTGGTATGAATTATACTGATATTGGTTTTTATGGAGTTTATGGGAAGGCAATTGATACTACACTTAAGGCCGTAATGAAGAGGAGAGGTAGTAGAGTTGGTTCTGATAGAAATGGTTCAATTGATGTTATTGTTACTACATTTACCCCAGCACATTTCGAAGGGGAGTGGGATAAGCTTGGGGCTTGTTCGAAGATTAAGCCTTATAAGGAAGGGGAAATTGAGCTTATAAACATGGATGCAGAGATGAGAAAATCTGAGTTGGACATTGTGAAAGTGgcaaagaagaaagctaaaagatttaaGAACTTAAGGTTAGAGGCCTTGGATGTGACCAAATTGTCACTGATGAGACCTGATGGCCACCCGGGGCCTTATATGTATCCCTATCCGTTTGCCAATGGCGTAGGAGACCACGTGCAGAATGACTGTGTACATTGGTGCTTACCAGGGCCAATTGATACCTGGAATGAGATATTGCTAGATGTGATGAGGAGATGGAGTGGTAAATCTAATAGAGTAGAATGA